The nucleotide window GTTTGCGGGGGCGGGTTCGGCTTTAATTGCAACGAGTTTGTTGGGAGTTTTGTTAGGAAGATGGCTGGCTACACGCATTGCTCCGCAAACTTTGGAGAGAGCAGCAGGAGTGATTTTACTGGCAATTTCGGCGGTTTTGCTGTGGGAAGTGCTGAGCTAAACGATTTTAGATTTTGGATTTTAAATTGGGGAATTACTGATTATTTTTGAGTATGTGGAAAGAAACCGGGTTTCTGGCTAAATTTAGCGGTTAAATCGAGGATTTTGGCAAGAAACCCGGTTTCTGGGAGCTTGTGGGTAAATGGTAGATATCTACAATGACGAACTAATAACTAAAAAAACATGGATTGGCAACTTTTAGGTATAACTTTTATTACGGTATTTTTGTCAGAATTGGGTGACAAAAGTCAATTAGCTGCGATCGCCCTTGGTAGCAGTTGCAACTCGCCGCGGGCTGTATTTTTCGGCACGGCGTCGGCGCTGCTGTTGGCGAGTTTCCTGGGTGTTTTGGTTGGACAAGGTACGGCGGAGGTGTTACCGGAGAGATTGGTAAAGACGATCGCGGCGATCGGATTTGCGGTGATGGGTTTGCGCCTGCTGTGGCCAAAATCTGATGAGGCGGAAGCTTCCGAGTAGGATTGGCGGGAAACTTGACACAGTTGACCTTTGGTAAAAATAATTAGGACGGGCTCTTCGGCCCATCCCACAATTTTTTTCTTGTGGGATGGGCCGAAGAGCCCGTCCCAAAAATTAGCGGCGGGCGTGAATTCACGCCCGCCGCTAGAGATTGAGTTTTTTTCTCACTCAACTCAATTCAACCTTTCAAGATTGTGTCGGTTAAACTTGGTTTTGGTAGCACCAGCCGAGCAGCGTACCGCCGACAGCCAACTTCAGCGCTTCCAAGGCAAAATATCCTTGGTGCAGTATGTTCATGCCGGCAGGGGCTTCTGTGGCGGAGTCGAACAGATTTAGCTGCATTCCCAAGGCGCTCATTTGAGGTGTGAGGGCGTAGGTGTCAACCAGGGCGATCGCCAGAAGTACGAATGATAATACGATTGCTGTGCGGCTGCGCTTGCCGAAGTCACTGAGTGAATTGCTCAAAACCATCAAACCCGTTGCTACCAAGCCCGAACAGATTAATTCAACGCGGTTGAATCCCCAGAACATCAAATTTCCCGCAGTTGCAAAATCGGGAGATACCATCATGCCAGATACGTAGAGGCTCGGCATGACTAATAGATCCAAAATCACGCTACCGCTGAGCCAGAAAATTAAGGCTACCATGACAATTGCTTGCCAGCGGGGTCTTACTGATTCTACTCTCGATGTACTAATAGCTGTCATATAATTAGACCCTCTAAAAACTTTCTTCTGCCTTTTCTAGAGCTTAACTAACTTTTTCCTAAAATCGTGTTAAGTATTTTTAAATTAATGGTAACTTTTGTG belongs to Microcoleus sp. bin38.metabat.b11b12b14.051 and includes:
- a CDS encoding TMEM165/GDT1 family protein; the encoded protein is MDWQLLGITFITVFLSELGDKSQLAAIALGSSCNSPRAVFFGTASALLLASFLGVLVGQGTAEVLPERLVKTIAAIGFAVMGLRLLWPKSDEAEASE
- a CDS encoding DUF4149 domain-containing protein — protein: MTAISTSRVESVRPRWQAIVMVALIFWLSGSVILDLLVMPSLYVSGMMVSPDFATAGNLMFWGFNRVELICSGLVATGLMVLSNSLSDFGKRSRTAIVLSFVLLAIALVDTYALTPQMSALGMQLNLFDSATEAPAGMNILHQGYFALEALKLAVGGTLLGWCYQNQV